In Leptospira stimsonii, a single window of DNA contains:
- a CDS encoding MAPEG family protein translates to MNPAIIALIGFAIWTIFLGIGVISIRTFKVLKGEKKSNEFPSGVEHGSSFYWRLNRAHVNCVENLPIFATLVLIGAFVGVLDSTFALVAKVILGARLVQTVAHLSSGSEIAVNIRFTAFVTQYGSFLSLIWQILHNSGMI, encoded by the coding sequence ATGAATCCTGCAATCATCGCGTTGATCGGTTTCGCAATCTGGACCATCTTTCTTGGTATCGGTGTGATTAGTATTCGTACGTTTAAGGTCCTAAAAGGAGAAAAGAAATCGAACGAGTTTCCCTCCGGAGTGGAGCACGGAAGCAGTTTTTATTGGAGATTGAACAGAGCGCACGTAAACTGCGTGGAAAACCTTCCGATCTTCGCAACCTTGGTTTTGATCGGCGCTTTTGTGGGAGTCCTCGATTCCACATTCGCACTCGTCGCCAAAGTCATCTTAGGGGCGAGACTTGTCCAAACAGTTGCACATTTGAGTTCCGGTTCCGAGATCGCGGTTAACATTCGTTTTACGGCCTTCGTCACTCAATACGGAAGTTTTCTCTCTTTGATCTGGCAGATTCTTCATAATTCCGGAATGATCTGA
- a CDS encoding WD40/YVTN/BNR-like repeat-containing protein produces MGATASYAKFSFSDASNGWVFSISDPLLRTGDGGLTWTSVTHDMTGGSFQVVEFLNTTTGYALYGPYQSYKFYKTTDGGANWTLIPLPFSNGRLDDTFDAGAEKIYIAYKAKLFGSNDEFATVEEADLGLKLREYSYSNAVVNPACFMYCL; encoded by the coding sequence ATGGGAGCTACTGCTTCTTACGCAAAGTTTAGTTTTTCGGACGCATCGAATGGATGGGTCTTTTCCATTTCCGATCCCTTACTACGGACCGGAGACGGCGGTCTTACTTGGACTTCCGTCACTCACGATATGACCGGAGGTTCTTTTCAGGTCGTAGAATTCTTAAATACAACGACCGGTTACGCACTTTACGGGCCGTATCAATCCTACAAATTTTATAAAACTACGGACGGAGGAGCGAACTGGACCTTGATTCCGCTTCCTTTTTCAAACGGCCGATTGGACGATACCTTTGATGCGGGTGCCGAAAAGATTTACATCGCCTATAAAGCGAAACTTTTCGGTTCGAACGACGAGTTTGCGACTGTTGAAGAAGCCGACCTCGGATTGAAATTGAGAGAATATTCCTATTCGAATGCGGTTGTGAATCCGGCTTGTTTTATGTATTGCCTCTAA
- a CDS encoding imelysin family protein — MRSLEFSNKLRKSAELAKKVKILLLTFFVILPGIRCEEIGKISGAETLMVALFANASTGEFLNYTANQVAVPQFNKLLVASNQLKTSAATYQTTQNTTTLADLQTQWLATRRLFKQVEIFYINRSYLPSTYFHRLDGYILGETNRPVSTDLDTAAGTSPSSSTVDGYPLTRKGFAALEYFIFDDGTGTKTATAINTANGNAGRRAYIASLATVIQLDCQRLYNSWNSSFANELATGSNSFNGIKDAVDSFINGIVQLEYTNQDIRIGVPAGLTLAGTTQYPAKLESIFSDSSYRDLLSSVEGLELVYLGNGEADSRSLSYLVKLQNSSLDTRVKNKMTTLKNNLQSRINASATLKADLTGNLTFVDEQVYDLFKDLRNTFATEVIGILGANALPSNADGD; from the coding sequence ATGAGAAGTTTAGAATTTTCTAATAAACTCAGAAAAAGCGCCGAACTTGCAAAAAAAGTCAAAATTCTTCTTTTGACCTTCTTTGTGATTCTTCCGGGAATCCGTTGTGAGGAAATCGGGAAGATCTCCGGCGCCGAAACCTTGATGGTCGCCCTTTTTGCAAACGCGAGTACGGGAGAATTTTTGAATTATACCGCCAATCAAGTGGCGGTTCCTCAGTTCAACAAACTCTTGGTCGCTTCGAATCAATTGAAGACAAGCGCCGCGACGTACCAAACGACTCAAAATACGACTACTCTTGCCGATCTTCAAACCCAGTGGCTGGCAACGAGAAGACTCTTTAAACAAGTGGAGATTTTTTACATCAACCGATCCTACCTTCCTTCCACTTACTTCCATAGATTGGATGGATATATTTTGGGGGAAACCAATCGACCGGTTTCCACCGACTTAGATACGGCGGCAGGAACAAGTCCTTCTTCAAGCACGGTCGACGGTTATCCGCTCACAAGAAAAGGGTTTGCGGCATTGGAATATTTCATCTTCGACGACGGAACCGGAACGAAAACCGCGACAGCGATCAATACGGCAAACGGAAATGCGGGAAGAAGAGCATACATTGCATCTCTCGCAACCGTTATCCAACTCGATTGCCAAAGACTTTATAACTCTTGGAACTCCTCATTCGCAAACGAGTTGGCGACAGGTTCCAATTCGTTTAACGGAATCAAGGATGCGGTCGATTCGTTTATCAACGGGATCGTTCAGTTGGAATATACCAACCAGGACATTCGTATCGGTGTTCCAGCCGGATTGACACTCGCCGGCACAACTCAATATCCCGCGAAGCTGGAGTCGATTTTCAGCGATTCCTCCTATCGAGATCTACTTTCTTCGGTAGAAGGTCTCGAACTCGTTTACTTGGGCAACGGGGAAGCGGATTCCAGGTCCCTAAGTTATCTTGTAAAATTGCAGAATAGCTCTTTGGATACGAGAGTTAAAAACAAAATGACCACTCTCAAAAACAATCTCCAGAGTAGAATCAACGCATCCGCCACGTTAAAAGCGGATTTGACCGGAAATTTGACTTTTGTCGACGAACAAGTCTACGATCTATTCAAGGACCTAAGAAACACCTTCGCGACCGAAGTCATCGGAATTCTCGGAGCAAATGCCCTTCCTTCGAACGCGGACGGAGATTAG
- a CDS encoding di-heme oxidoredictase family protein — protein MKNKIKKMKEEFSSFKVSTYSNIRKGFLFGILFVLFSQCGILDPKKKNNDLELATILLVLQNLDPGEQYSGGFTTTFDSTVNAFDLVAANLRDGGNIDFQGGNSFFNRLWVQGGNSASDGLGPVFNSTSCNGCHVKDGRGTPPASGSSVFSTMLIRVSKNGKDPITGGPVGLDNYGLQINDHGVAGPPLVPGEATTTVTFAEEPGTFPDGEAYSLRRPTFTISAWAFGTPPVVNQSPRTSPMIPGLGLLEAIPESTILSFADPNDLDGDGISGKPNTVWDAKLQKKVLGRFGWKANEPNLNQQNQGAFLGDIGITSPLFPTQNCTAAQANCLASTPGNNGTAEGTEISKKTADLVTLYTRLVSVPGRRNWTNADVVRGKELFTQVGCNACHKPYIFTGAIDGFPEISFQHIKPYTDLLLHDMGIDLADNREDFEATGTEWRTPPLWGTGLIQKVNGHNNLLHDGRARGHKEAILWHGGEALNSKNKFIALPKADRDKLILFLESL, from the coding sequence ATGAAAAACAAAATCAAGAAAATGAAGGAAGAATTTTCTTCCTTCAAGGTTTCAACATATTCTAATATACGAAAAGGATTCCTCTTTGGGATTCTTTTCGTTTTATTCTCACAGTGCGGAATTTTAGATCCTAAGAAAAAAAACAACGATCTAGAATTGGCCACCATTCTTCTTGTCCTCCAAAATCTGGATCCGGGCGAACAATATTCCGGCGGATTTACGACGACCTTTGATAGTACGGTGAACGCGTTCGATTTGGTTGCGGCTAATCTTCGAGACGGCGGAAACATAGACTTTCAAGGCGGAAATTCTTTCTTCAATCGTCTTTGGGTTCAAGGCGGAAATTCCGCTTCCGACGGCTTGGGTCCCGTATTCAACAGCACCTCTTGCAACGGTTGTCACGTAAAAGACGGAAGAGGAACCCCACCCGCAAGCGGAAGCAGTGTTTTTTCCACGATGTTGATTCGAGTTAGTAAGAATGGAAAGGATCCAATTACCGGCGGCCCAGTCGGTCTGGACAACTACGGACTTCAGATCAACGATCACGGCGTGGCCGGGCCACCTTTAGTTCCTGGAGAAGCAACCACAACGGTAACTTTTGCGGAAGAACCGGGAACCTTTCCTGACGGCGAAGCCTATTCTCTCCGAAGACCGACGTTTACGATATCCGCTTGGGCCTTCGGAACTCCTCCCGTCGTGAATCAATCTCCCCGCACTTCTCCGATGATTCCCGGACTCGGACTTTTGGAAGCGATACCGGAATCCACGATTCTTTCTTTCGCCGATCCGAATGATTTGGATGGAGACGGTATATCAGGAAAACCGAATACTGTATGGGATGCAAAACTTCAAAAGAAAGTTCTCGGTCGATTCGGATGGAAGGCGAACGAACCGAACTTAAATCAGCAAAACCAAGGCGCCTTCTTAGGAGATATAGGAATCACAAGCCCGCTCTTTCCGACTCAAAATTGCACTGCCGCACAGGCCAACTGCCTTGCCTCCACTCCCGGAAACAACGGAACTGCGGAAGGAACCGAAATTTCCAAAAAGACTGCGGACCTCGTTACCTTGTACACGAGACTCGTAAGCGTTCCCGGAAGAAGAAACTGGACAAACGCGGATGTGGTTCGTGGAAAAGAACTCTTTACACAAGTCGGATGCAACGCCTGTCACAAACCGTATATCTTCACCGGCGCGATCGACGGTTTTCCGGAAATTTCTTTTCAACATATCAAACCGTATACGGATCTTCTTCTTCACGATATGGGAATCGATCTCGCCGACAATCGCGAAGACTTCGAAGCGACCGGAACGGAATGGAGAACCCCTCCACTTTGGGGAACCGGTCTCATTCAAAAAGTAAACGGTCACAACAACCTCCTTCACGATGGAAGAGCAAGAGGTCACAAGGAAGCGATTCTTTGGCACGGAGGAGAGGCTCTCAATTCGAAGAATAAGTTTATCGCTCTACCGAAAGCGGATCGCGACAAACTGATCCTTTTCCTGGAGTCTTTATGA
- the lruB gene encoding imelysin LruB, with amino-acid sequence MYLKKTSLLSTFFLLVSFLILNCKSDKNNNDSTILAGIVALGSVPTATKAQVVDRYLQLGYQSYDQSYKDAVALQTAVNTFAGTATPTAADHTNLKNLYVIARASYLVTEAFRFSSGPIDNSDIIGCGAAADGSGGLECEGLLNAWPLDESAIDNYIGGAGATTYTAILAVNGNATATGATEGNDEKVVTVGWHAIEYLLWGQDLSNGGINQISGQRPVSDFANATAGGARRKAYMKAITDAMVLQLKLIRDQFSDGTTYSNLMKSSPNTAITNIFQGLGKFIAGEWGGQRLTGTFDGQQEEEHSCFSDTTKADFYYDAQGVLNVWNGSYQIKKGTVLSTGPGLSTLFGTFTAPPIATQVTASRDVFCLNLPEQVADPNYTTSCPTGSLTGRYDQIIRNTDSEYNILFNTQKLIGDTLKKTITDAAKAVGVSITDFSI; translated from the coding sequence ATGTATCTAAAAAAGACATCTCTTCTTTCTACCTTCTTCCTCCTGGTTTCTTTTCTTATTCTGAATTGCAAATCGGATAAGAATAACAACGATTCGACGATCCTCGCCGGAATCGTAGCCTTAGGATCAGTTCCCACTGCGACAAAGGCCCAAGTGGTAGATCGTTATCTTCAATTGGGGTATCAATCCTACGATCAAAGTTATAAGGACGCTGTTGCGCTTCAAACTGCAGTGAATACGTTTGCTGGAACGGCGACTCCAACGGCCGCGGATCATACAAACTTAAAGAATCTTTATGTGATCGCCCGAGCTTCTTACCTCGTAACCGAAGCGTTCCGTTTTTCATCCGGTCCGATCGATAACTCCGACATAATCGGTTGTGGTGCCGCGGCAGACGGATCCGGAGGATTAGAATGTGAAGGCCTTTTGAATGCCTGGCCTTTGGACGAATCGGCGATCGACAACTATATCGGAGGAGCCGGCGCTACAACCTATACAGCGATCTTAGCCGTAAACGGAAACGCTACTGCGACCGGTGCAACGGAAGGAAACGATGAAAAAGTAGTCACCGTTGGCTGGCACGCAATCGAATATCTTCTCTGGGGACAAGATCTCTCCAACGGTGGGATCAATCAGATATCCGGACAACGCCCAGTGAGTGATTTTGCTAATGCGACCGCTGGCGGAGCGAGAAGAAAAGCTTATATGAAAGCGATCACGGACGCGATGGTCCTTCAATTAAAACTCATCCGCGACCAATTCTCCGATGGAACCACTTATTCCAACCTCATGAAATCCAGCCCAAACACAGCGATCACGAATATCTTTCAAGGCCTCGGGAAATTTATCGCGGGAGAATGGGGTGGACAAAGACTTACGGGAACATTCGACGGACAACAAGAAGAGGAACATTCTTGTTTTAGCGATACAACCAAAGCGGACTTTTACTATGACGCACAAGGTGTTCTAAATGTTTGGAACGGATCCTATCAAATCAAAAAAGGGACCGTACTTTCCACCGGTCCAGGTTTGAGCACTCTTTTTGGAACATTCACCGCTCCGCCCATCGCAACCCAAGTCACCGCTTCGAGAGACGTATTCTGCCTCAATCTTCCCGAGCAGGTCGCGGATCCAAACTACACTACTTCCTGTCCTACCGGATCTTTGACAGGTCGTTACGATCAGATCATCCGAAACACGGACTCCGAATACAATATTCTTTTTAACACTCAGAAATTGATCGGAGATACTCTGAAAAAAACGATCACTGACGCGGCGAAAGCGGTCGGCGTTTCGATCACGGACTTCTCTATATAA